Part of the Gramella sp. Hel_I_59 genome, CACATGGTATTCCGCAAGGTTGGCATTCATAATGCGGCCATTACGGCTATCCATCATTCCTTCTTCCTCAAGAGCCATACTAATTCCCCAGGTGATACCACCCAGAATCTGACTTTCAGCGGTCTTAGGATTGAGTATTTTACCTCCTGCTATCGCACTCACAACCCTTGGAACCGTGATCATTTTAGTATCCTTATCGACATGTACTTCTACCATCACACAGGAGTGTGAGTAGCAGGAATACTTACTGCGATCATCTGCGGGTTGAGAATTAACGCTTGTTTCTACAGAATTCTGACCGGAAGCAGCTAAAATTTCAGAATAACTAAGTCTGGTAGATTTTACGCTCAGATGTCTATTACTGAACTCTGCCTCTTCGAACATCGCACCCTTCAACTCTTCTGGAAAACTCTGTTGAGCGTATCCAAATATTTTCTTCTGAAGCGCATGACACACAAGTTTTACTGCTGAACCTACTGAAGATGCAGTCCAGGATCCCCCTTCAATTGGAGCCTTCGGCAAACTAGAATCTCCAAGCTGGAATTCTACATCTTCCAATGGAATGCCAACAATTTCTGCAGCTATCTGGGACATGATCGTATACGTTCCCGTACCAATATCTGCAGTTCCACTACTAACTGTTAGTTTCCCTTCCGAAGTTAATATTGCTTTTGCTGAAGATTCCTGCTGTAAAGCTTCCCAAACTCCGGTGGCCATTCCATAACCAACAAGATTATTACCATCCTGCATGCTTCCAGGCTTTGCATTTCTTTTATCCCAGCCAAAACTTTCAGATGCTTTGAGAAAAGCAGCTCTTAATTCCTTACTTGAATAAGGCTTATCTTCATTTTGATCAATATCAGCATAATTTATTAAACGGAACTCCAGTGGATCTACCCCAGCTTCAATTGCAAGTTCATCAATAGCGCATTCCAGCGCATACATTCCAGTAGCTCCTCCGGGTGCTCGCATATCCATAGGCGTATAGACATCCAAAGGCACCAATTGATAATCAAGTTTCACATTATCACACTGGTACATCATTCCAGACCAATCGACAACTGTCTCGTTGAACATTTCAAACCTTGAAGTTTCTCCAAATGCCTCATGATTTATTGATTTCAGTTTACCCGATTCATCAGATGATAATTTTAATCGCTGTAAACAGGCAGGCCTGTGTCCAAAACTGAACATCTGAGTTCTGGTCATTACAACCTTCACTGGCAAATTGAGGACTTTTGAGGCCATCGCCGCACAGAATAGTTGATATTGTGGTCTTAAACCAGACCCGAATCCGCCACCTACAAAAGGAGATAAAACCCTGACCTTTTCTTTTTCCAGATTGAAGATCCCAGAAATATATTGCTGACTGCTTCCAACTCCCTGTATTTTATCATAAATGGTAAAGCCCTGCTCCTCTTCATTCCAGATCGCTACGGTCGCAAAAGTTTCCATAGGATTTTGATAATGGCGTGGCAAATAATATTCAACATCTACCTTATGTTTCGAAGAATCGTAAGCTTCGGCAGCATCACCTCTAGGCTCTGGTGGTTCAGGAACATCCTCTCTGGTTGCATTCTGAAGATTTGTTTTGAGGTCCACCTCACAACCCTCTTCTTTTTCATAATCAATTTTAACCAGTCCGGCGGCATATGCGGCAGTCTCAAAAGTATCTGCAACGATTAGCGCGACCGGTTGCCCGTTATACAGAATGTCTTCATTATAGAATGGTCTGAATGGATTACCAGGAGGAGCCAGAGGATCTGTATAATCTGAATTTATCTTAACTTCTTCCGGGATATTTTCATGGGTAAATACCTGTCGAACTCCTGGTACTTTCAAAGCTTCTTTATCATTAATAGCAACAATTTTACCTCTGGAAATCGTACTATTAATAATATATCCATGTACTAAATGCTCAGGATTGAATTCAGCGCTGTAGGTAGCATTCCCTGTTACTTTTTTTATACCATCTACCCTTCTGGTAGGTTTCCCTATATATTTTGTATCTGTTATCATGCTATTTGTTCATTGCTTCTGTTAATGCTCTTAAAATGGATTTTCTAACCAGTGGTATTTTAAAATCGTTATCACCGTATCCTTTAGCTCCTTCGGTAAGTTTATCCGCTAATTGCTCGAAATTCTCCGTATTTGCCTCTTTTCCAATAAACTCTTTTTCTACGGAAGATTCTCTCCAGGGCTTGTGGGCAACCCCTCCCAAAGCAACTCTAATGTCCTTGATAGTGTTGTTTTCCAGTTCAATTGCGGCAGCTATTGAAACTAAAGCGAAAGCATAAGACGGCCTGTCCCTCACTTTTAAATAATGATAGTTTTTAGCAAAACCTTTTTCAGGAAGCTCAATTCCGGTAATGATCTCTCCCGGTTCTAAATTGGTTTCTATATGCGGGGTGTCACCAGGAAGTTTATGGAAGTCAGTCGCGGCAATTGTTCTATCACCTTCAGCTCCACTAATATGAACTGTCGCATCTAATGCCGCGAGCGCTACCGCCATATCTGAAGGATGCGTTGCGATACAATGCTCGCTTTCTCCAAGAATCGCATGCAAACGGTTAAAACCTTCTAATGCGGAACATCCACTTCCAGGCTCTCTCTTGTTACAGGGCGTTGAAGTATCATAAAAATAGAAGCATCTGGTACGCTGTAATAAATTCCCGCCATTGGTCGCCATATTCCGTAACTGTGCTGAAGCAGCAGAAAGCATAGCCTCAGAAAGTAGCGGATATCGCTTTTCTACTTGTTCGTGATAAGCTGTATCGGCATTGGTCTTGGTAGCGCCTAATATTAAACCTCCAGAATCTGAGTTTTCGATTTTCGAAAGATCCAGATGATTTATATCAATTAAATGCTCAGGATTCTCAACCCGATATTTCATAAGATCCAGCAAATTAGTTCCTCCACCAATAAATCTGCTACTCTCTTTTTCAGAACCAATTTGTTCGATCGCGTTTTCCACGCTTTGTGCTCTTTTGTAGGAAATATTATTCATAGTCTAATTGCTGTTTTTAGATGAAGCTTCGGTATTTCTGTCTTTTAACTCTTCCACTACTTTATAAATGTTGGCATAAGCTCCACAGCGACAAATATTTCCACTCATGAGATCTCGTAATTCCGCAGGATCGCTTCCTTTATTCATATTCAGCAGTCCAATGGTAGAGCATATCTGCCCGGGTGTGCAATAGCCGCACTGGAATGCATCATGTTTGATAAAAGCTTCCTGCACTGGATGCAATTCATCGCCATTCGCTAATCCTTCTACAGTGACAATTTCTTTACCTGTTTGCATTGCGGCGAGGGTCAGGCAGGAATTAATATGTTTTCCGTCTACAAGCACTGTGCAGGCTCCACATTGACCATGATCACAGCCTTTCTTAGTTCCTGTAAGCTGTAAATGTTCCCGCAAGGCATCAACAAGAGTTGTCCATGCAGAAACTTTCATACTAACATCTCGTCCATTAATATTTAATACCAAATCTTCGGTATCAGGATGTTGTTTAATTTCCATTTTGTATGGTTTTGGTTGGTGATTGGATTCTATTATTTATTAGAACACCTCTTAAAGCTAGATAATAATTTGATCAGAATTATTTATATCACTCATCTTAATATTTTTTTATGATTTTTGTTTAATCATTAAGTTGATCATAAGTTATTAGTTTTATGCATTTTACGTCTACCTTTTAAGTTATTCTCATTTCATTCAAATTAGAAATATATTGCTCAAATTTTAATTGTTATAGTTGTTGTAAAATCAAATCTCATATCCAATTTTGAGTTTTATTTGCTCAAAAAATTGTGATAATAAAAGCATCTAATTTTGCCGGATACATCGAGCCTGTGGCAGCAGCTTCCGAAGATTTCATGGTAGATCCATGGGTATGGATAGCCTTTTCTGCCTTTATCATCCTTCTTCTCATCGTAGACTTAAAACTGGTGATGAGAAAACCTCATAAGATAAATACTAAGGAAGCTGCGTGGTATAGTGCCGGCTGGATAAGCCTGGGGCTTCTATTTACAGCTGTGATCTATTGGTGGCAGGGTTCTCTCGCCGCAGGAGAATATCTCGCTGGGTATTTGATCGAGAAATCTCTGTCTATGGATAATGTGTTCTTATGGGCTGTACTCTTTAGCTATTTTAAAGTACCGAAGGAATTTCAGCATAAAGTTTTGTTCTGGGGAATATTCGGCGCCCTTGTTCTAAGAGTCATTTTTATTTTCGGCGGAATTGCCCTGATCGAAAATGTACATTGGATCATATATGTATTCGGCGCATTTTTACTGTATACCGCTTATAAGATCTTTAAAAGCGATATTTCTGAAGCCAATCCTGATAACAATAGGATTTTCAAATGGGTACGAAAAGTGATACCTCAAACTGAAGGTTACAGGGAAGACAACTTTTTTGTAAGAGAAAATGGTAAGAAGATTGCCACTCCTCTATTAACCGTTTTGATCATCATAGAACTAACCGATATAATCTTTGCGGTGGATTCTATCCCGGCAATATTAGCGGTAAGCAGGAATGAATTTATAATCATAAGCTCAAATGCATTTGCCATTCTGGGTCTTCGTGCTTTGTATTTTTTACTGGCAGATATGAAAGACAGGTTTATTTACTTAAATGAAGGTCTGGGAATTATACTGGCTTTCGTGGGAATAAAATTCCTGGTAAGTGATCTTTACGAAATACCAATCTGGATTTCTCTTTGTTTTATAGCTTTAATTTTAATAGGTTCGATATTATTATCTCTACGACAAACTTCTAAGACCGAATTAGAAAAAACTTAGCATTATGAAAAGACTAAAATTAGGAAATACAGAATTATATACTCCTCCTATTGTTTTCGGCGGAAATGTATTCGGGTGGACGATCGATGAAAAAGAATCTTTCAGAATGATGGATCAACTGCTAGATATGGGATTTGACTTTATTGATTCTGCAGATGTTTATTCCAGATGGGCTAGAGGAAATTCTGGTGGTGAATCTGAAAGTATTATGGGAAAATACATGAAGTCCAGAGGTAACCGTCATAAAATGACCATTACCACCAAAGTAGGCTCCAGTATGCAACAAGGTGGCGACAAGGATATTTCTAAAACACATATTCTTAATGCAGTAGAAGATAGCTTAAGAAGATTGCAAACAGATCATATAGACCTTTATTTCACCCATTGGGATGACAATACAACTCCCGTTGAAGAAACCCTTGGTGCCTATCAGAAATTAATTGAGCAGGGAAAGGTGAGATATATTGGAGCTTCAAATTTAAGTCCTGAAAGATTACAGGAGTCTATAGATGCTTCAAAAAATGACGATTTACCAAAGTATCAGGTTTTCCAGCCGGAATATAGCTTGATGCAACGAAACAAGTTCGAAGGGAAAATTCAGGAAATCTGCCAGGAAAACGATCTTGGAGTTACCTCCTACTTTAGCTTAGCCAGCGGATTTCTTTCTGGAAAATACCAAAGTATCGAAGATATAAAAGGCAGTGATCGCGAACAGTTCCTTGGAGATTATTTCGACGATCGTGGTAAAAAAGTGCTCAACGCACTTAAAGATATATCAGACCATCATAATATTTCCCAGGCAGGAATTGCTTTGAGGTGGATCATGCAACGCCCAGGCATTACTGCTCCAATTGCAAGTGCAACCAAAGCTGAGCATCTAAAGAGTTTCGAAGAAGCTGTCAACATGGAACTTACCAAAGAAGAAATGGCAAATTTAAATGCGGCAAGCAACCATTAATTTATGAAAGTTTAGAGATAAGATCTTCCAGACGAAGTGTATCCTGCTCACCAGATTTCATATGCTTTAGTGTAAAGGTCTGCTTCTCAATTTCCTCTTCTCCAGCAAGTATTACAAATGGAATATCTCGTTTATCGGCATATTTCATTTGTTTACCCATTTTGGAACTGTCCGGATAAAGTTCAGCAGTAATTCCGGAGTTTCTTAAAGAACGGATGGACTTCATGGCATATAGGGATTCCTTATCTCCAAAATTTATAAAAAGCACTTTGGTATTCTCCCGTACAGTTTCAGGAAACAGATCCAATTCTTCAAGTACAAGATATATTCTATCCAGACCAAAGGAAATTCCCATTCCGCTCATATTCTTCAAACCAAAAATTCCGGTAAGATCGTCATACCTTCCTCCTCCACCAATGCTTCCCATCTTCACTTTTTCGGGAGCAGCAACCTCAAAAATAGCTCCGGTGTAGTAGTTGAGTCCGCGTGCCAGAGTCACATCAAGGTCGAGAGTAGCGGTTTTCAAAGGCATTTCAGCTACAGCATTCTGAATGAATTGTAATTCTTCGATACCTTTCATCCCGTTTTCTGAACTTTCCAGAATAGATTGTAATCCTGAGATCTTTTCAGCAAAAGAACCTTTAAGATCAAAAATTGGAGAAATTTTTTCTATAGCCTTTTCAGAAATACCTTTTTCCAGCATTTCTTTTCGTACTCCAGCTTCACCAATCTTATCAAGTTTATCCAGCGCTACAGTAAAATCTATAAGTCGATCCTGTTCTCCAATAACTTCAGCAAAACCAGATAAGATTTTTCTATTATTGATCTTGATCGTTACATCTTCCAGACCTAATTGTGTAAATACCGAATCATACAATTGTATGAATTCCACTTCCTGCCATAGACTATCACTTCCCACCACATCTGCATCACATTGGAAAAACTCTCTGAACCTTCCTTTTTGAGGACGATCTGCTCTCCAAACGGGTTGTATCTGGTAACGTTTAAAAGGGAACTCGATCTCATTTTGATGTTGTACCACGTACCTGGCAAAAGGAACCGTAAGATCATACCTTAGTGCTTTCTCACTTATAGAGGAAGTTAATGCTGTACTATCCTTCAATTCCAGAGCTTTCGCATCAGCTTTTTTAAGATAATCACCTGAATTAAGAATTTTGAATATCAGGCGATCTCCTTCTTCACCATATTTCCCCATTAGAGTCGAAGAGTTCTCAAAACTAGGAGTTTCGATAGGTTGAAAACCAAAACTTTTAAATTGAGTTTTGATGATATCGAAAATGTAGTTTCTTTTTGCTACTTCTTCCGGAGAAAAATCTCTGGTACCTTTTGGAATTGACGGTTTTTGTGCCATAAAGTTCTAAGCTGAAATATGATTTTTAAAGGACTGCAAATATCTTAATTTTTGAGTGAACCCAAACAAATTTGATATTTTAAGTAACAATCCTATCATTTTATAGTCTAATCGTTAAGATCGAAAAGTTAGCCCATGTTTTCACTCCTGCGGGAAAATATTAGAATTGCTCTAAGTTCCATAAGAAATCAGTCACTAAGAACTGTATTAACCGTTCTCATCATCGCTATAGGTATCACAGCATTGGTTGGGATCCTTAGTGCTGTAGCCGCACTGGAAAACACTATAAGTCAGGATTTTGCTTCAATGGGCGCAAATACTTTTAACCTGCAACGTTACGAATTCAGAGAGCGAATAAGCAACGAGGACCGGAAGGTAAATCCTACAATTAGCTATAGGGAAGTGACCGAGTTTAAGGAGAAATTTCAGTTTCCATTTACTGAAACCGCTATATCATTTACGGGGACAGGATCTGCAGAAATCAAATATCAGAATGAAAAAACAGATCCGGATATCTCAGTTCTCGGGGTAAACGAATATTATTTAGAGAACTCCGGACTTGAAGTTGAAGAAGGAAGAGAGTTCAACATCTTCGATATTAACAATAATAATAATGTTGCGGTGATTGGTGCCGACTATAAAGACGGAATTTTCAATGGAATGGATCCCGTTAATAAAACTATTAGTATTCGTGGGGCGAAATTCAGAGTTATTGGAATTCTGGAAAGTAAAGGAAGTACCTTCGGAAACAACCAGGATCTAAGAGTTTTTATCCCTATTCAACATGCTCGCTCGATCTTTTCTCAGCCAAATATCAATTATAGCTTAAGCGTAAAGGTGGACGACAAGGAAGTGCTGGAATCGGCAATGGATGAAGCTATTATTACCTTCAGAAATATTCGTGGGTTAAACCCAAAAGAAGATAACAACTTTGGGATTGAAAGAAGCGATGATCTTATTAATCGAATTCTTCAAATAACTGGCGCTTTGAATATCGCCGCCTGGATCATTTCAATCATTACCATATTTGGTTCATCTATCGCCTTGATGAACATCATGCTGGTAAGTGTCACCGAGAGAACACGTGAAATTGGAGTTAGAAAAGCACTAGGTGCTAAGAAAAATACTATTGCAATGCAGTTCTTCCTGGAAACTTTGGTGATTGGTCAGCTTGGTGGTCTACTCGGTATATTGCTAGGAATTCTTATTGGCTGGGCCGTATCGTCTTCCCTGGATTTCGATTTCACCACACCATGGAAAGCCATGTTATGGGCTACCGGGATTACCATATTCGTAGCCATACTTGCAGGGAGTTATCCTGCTGCTAAAGCTGCAAAACAGGATCCAATAGAATCACTTAGATACGAATAGTTCTAAGCATCTTTGTCTACGATATCCTTAAAGTAAGCATATAATTCACCTTTTGTGATATTTGCTCCCTGTTTGATCAAAGCAAAAATATCCTTGTTTCTGTCCTCACTAAGAGCTTTTGAAGAGGTATAAATATTCACCATCTCATTCATAAGATTGGTTTGTAACCATTGGTAACCTTCCCGGGTTGTAATATCTACAGATTCATTATCTACCTTAATCGCGATGAGATTGATAGTCACTTCAGAAATATAAAAAAGGAAGACCTGGTTTGGAGAAAAATGCTCCAGGTATTCGACTTTATTCAGGACTCCTTCCCATACAAGATCGCTGAACAGATCCATTTCATCTTCAGCAACCTTAGGCTGTTCTTTTTTGATCTTATCCCATTCCTCACCGGTGATGGACTGAGTTGCCAGAAAGTTTATGAACTCCTGGTGCATCTCTTCAAATTGTTCTTTAGTTAATCGAGCGTATTTCATTTTTTTAAAAATAAGAAAAGCCCACTCATAAATGAGCGGGCTTTTTGCTATAAAATTATAATATTAAGCTTCCCCTACAACGTCAAAACTTAGGTTTGAAACTACTTCACGATGAAAACGCAAAGTTGCATCATACTGTCCTAAACGCTTGATGTTTCCACCGGCGATGTTAATAAATTTTTTCTCAATTTCTACACCTACCTTAGCAAGAGCATCAGCTAAATCACCGTTAGTGATAGAACCAAACAACTTGTCACCAGCTCCTGCCTTAGCAGTCATCTTGATCTCAATGTTATTAAGTTTCTCAGCTTGTTTCTTAGCTTCGTCAATGTGCTTTTGTTCCTTATAGGCACGCTGCTTTAAAGTTTCAGATAAAACTTTTCTTGCAGAAGGAGTTGCCAGTTCAGCGTATCCATGAGGTATAAGATAATTTCTACCGTAACCGTTTTTAACAGCCACAACATCATCTTTAAAACCTAGATTGTCTACGTCTTTTTTAAGTATTACATCCATAACTGCCTCTTTTTATTTTAATAAATCACCTACGTAAGGCATTAGTGCTAAGTGACGAGCACGCTTTACAGCAGTAGCCACTTTTCTCTGAAACTTCAAAGAAGTACCTGTTAAACGACGAGGTAACAATTTACCCTGCTCGTTTACAAACCCCATAAGAAAATCTGGATCTTTGTAATCAACGTACTTAATACCAGATCTTTTGAATCTACAGTATTTTTTCGCTTTGGTAGTTTCTATATTAAGAGGAGTTAGATACCTGATCTCTCCATCTTTTTTTCCTTTTGCTTGTTGTTCAATAGATGTTGCCATGATTACGCTTTTTCCTTGTTACGTTTTCTTCTCTTCTCAGCCCAAGCAATTGCATGTTTATCTAACTTTACAGTTAAATAACGCATCATACGCTCTTCTCTTCTGAATTCCAACTCTAAAGGTTCGATAACCTCACCTGGAGCTTCGTATTCAAATAAGTGATAAAAACCACTCTTCTTGTGTTGGATTGCATAAGCCAGTTTTCTTAGGCCCCAATCTTCTTTAGCTACCATCTTAGCCCCTTTAGAAACAAGAAAATCTTCGTATTTCTTAACTGTCTCCTTTATCTGCTCATCAGATAAAACGGGATTCAAGATGAAAACAGTTTCATAGTTGTTCATAAAATTCTACTTTAAATTTAATCGGCTGCAAAAATAGAATTTATTATTCATATTTCAAAGCTTATTACCCAGGTAAAAATACTATTTTTAACCAGCTAAATTATATGCACCTTGCATTTGTTATATATAATGAGTAATATTGTTAAAGTCTAACCTAATTATCGTGGAAGAAGTTTTACTTAAATGTGCTGTTGTTGATGATTCGAGCCTGCAAAGGTTATCGATCGTTAAATTGATAAAAGACCATCCTAATCTTAACCTGGTTGCCGAATATAACAATGCTATAGAAACTAAGAATGGCCTGCTGGATACCGAGACAGATCTTATCTTCTTAGATATCGAAATGCCAATTCTTTCAGGTTTTGAATTACTCGATAATCTTCCAAATAAACCGCAGATAATATTTGTTACTGGCAAGACCAAGTATGCTTTCAAGGCTTTTGACTATGATGCCGTAGACTATATTCACAAACCCGTAACTAAAGACCGTTTTAACAACGCCGTGAATAAAGCGGTGAATCTGTATAAACTTAAACACCAGGCTCCAATACAGGAAGACGATGATTTTATCTTCGTAAAAAGTAATCTCAAGAATCGCAAAGTATTTCTAAACAAGCTGAAGTATATTCAGGCTCTTGGAGATTACGTGAAGTTCGTGACCGAGAAAGATAATTTTGTAGTTCTCGCAACGATGAAATCTTTTGAAAAAGAACTTCCCAGTGAAAGATTCCTGCGTACTCACAAATCCTATATTGTGAATCTGGATAAGATCGAAAGATATAACAGTAAAAATATAGAGATCGATAAAGAATTACTACCGTTAAGCCGACATAAGAAAGCGAATTTGGTAGAAGCACTCAGTGCGATACAATAAGAAGAACGATCAACACTCCAATAATATATAGCCATCCTAACCGGTGGCTTTTTTTATTGGGGATCTACATTTGTTATAACTCTAACCGACCTGAATACGCCGATCGCCTGGTAAGATTTTAAGATTCTGGTGATCATCGCTTTAGTTTTTCCCAGATTTTGTTTCTGCGGAATCTTAATAAGTATATTCTTATAGTATTCATTACGAATTCGGGCTACCGGTGGGAATTCTGGTCCCAGAACGTATCTATCGAAAACATTCTCCAATGCTCTTGCCAACCACTCTGCTGCTTCATTTGTTTTCGAAAAATCCCTGCTTTTTAGTGTCAACCGTACGAGACGATAGAATGGCGGATATTGATATTGGTAGCGATCCTCCAATTGTTCCTCATACATCTCCTTATATGCGCCAGTAGACACCTGTTGAATGATCTGGTGGTGTGGGTTGTAGCTCTGGATCAAAACCTTTCCTCTTTTTTTAGTTCTGCCCGATCTTCCTGCTACCTGTAACATCAACTGGAAACTTCGTTCATGTGCCCTGAAATCCGGAAAATTAAGAAGATTGTCTGCATTCATAATCCCAACCAGGCTCACCTTTCTAAAATCCAGTCCTTTACTAAGCATTTGAGTCCCAATAAGAATATCGGTTTCGTGATTTTCGAACGCTTCAATAATCTTTTCGTAAGCATATTTTCCACGGGTAGTATCCTGATCCATTCTACCTATACTATGTTCTGGAAAAAGCGCTTTTAGTTCAGTTTCCACTTGCTCCGTTCCAAATCCTTTCGTAGTAATTTCGTTACTACCACAAGCCATACAATGGTGTTGCATTGCAATATGATAACCGCAGTAATGACATCGCAACTGGTTATTATGCGAGTGATAGGTTAAACTAACATCGCAATTTGGACATTGTGGTGAATGTCCGCAAGTATTACATTCCAGAATAGGTGAAAAACCTCTACGATTCTGGAAAAGTATCACTTGTTCGTTTTCCTTCAGACTGGACTTAATCTCTTCAATCATTCTCTCAGAAAAATGGCCGGTCATCTTCTTTTTCTTATGCGCAGTTTTAATGTCGACCACCTCTACTTCCGGCATCAATACATCTCCAAACCTGCTATGAAGTTCGACGAGAGCATACTTATTATGTACGGCATTAAAATAGGATTCTACAGAAGGCGTGGCCGATCCAAGTATGATATTAGCCTGAAAAATATTGGCTAGAACCACCGCCGCATCACGAGCGTGATATCTTGGCGCAGGATCAAATTGCTTGAAAGTAGCTTCATGTTCCTCATCTACTACAATAAGTCCAAGATCCTGAAATGGCAGGAAAATACATGACCTTGCTCCTATTACGATTTT contains:
- a CDS encoding ABC transporter permease; this translates as MFSLLRENIRIALSSIRNQSLRTVLTVLIIAIGITALVGILSAVAALENTISQDFASMGANTFNLQRYEFRERISNEDRKVNPTISYREVTEFKEKFQFPFTETAISFTGTGSAEIKYQNEKTDPDISVLGVNEYYLENSGLEVEEGREFNIFDINNNNNVAVIGADYKDGIFNGMDPVNKTISIRGAKFRVIGILESKGSTFGNNQDLRVFIPIQHARSIFSQPNINYSLSVKVDDKEVLESAMDEAIITFRNIRGLNPKEDNNFGIERSDDLINRILQITGALNIAAWIISIITIFGSSIALMNIMLVSVTERTREIGVRKALGAKKNTIAMQFFLETLVIGQLGGLLGILLGILIGWAVSSSLDFDFTTPWKAMLWATGITIFVAILAGSYPAAKAAKQDPIESLRYE
- the hisS gene encoding histidine--tRNA ligase gives rise to the protein MAQKPSIPKGTRDFSPEEVAKRNYIFDIIKTQFKSFGFQPIETPSFENSSTLMGKYGEEGDRLIFKILNSGDYLKKADAKALELKDSTALTSSISEKALRYDLTVPFARYVVQHQNEIEFPFKRYQIQPVWRADRPQKGRFREFFQCDADVVGSDSLWQEVEFIQLYDSVFTQLGLEDVTIKINNRKILSGFAEVIGEQDRLIDFTVALDKLDKIGEAGVRKEMLEKGISEKAIEKISPIFDLKGSFAEKISGLQSILESSENGMKGIEELQFIQNAVAEMPLKTATLDLDVTLARGLNYYTGAIFEVAAPEKVKMGSIGGGGRYDDLTGIFGLKNMSGMGISFGLDRIYLVLEELDLFPETVRENTKVLFINFGDKESLYAMKSIRSLRNSGITAELYPDSSKMGKQMKYADKRDIPFVILAGEEEIEKQTFTLKHMKSGEQDTLRLEDLISKLS
- a CDS encoding DUF6495 family protein, with the translated sequence MKYARLTKEQFEEMHQEFINFLATQSITGEEWDKIKKEQPKVAEDEMDLFSDLVWEGVLNKVEYLEHFSPNQVFLFYISEVTINLIAIKVDNESVDITTREGYQWLQTNLMNEMVNIYTSSKALSEDRNKDIFALIKQGANITKGELYAYFKDIVDKDA
- a CDS encoding aldo/keto reductase; translated protein: MKRLKLGNTELYTPPIVFGGNVFGWTIDEKESFRMMDQLLDMGFDFIDSADVYSRWARGNSGGESESIMGKYMKSRGNRHKMTITTKVGSSMQQGGDKDISKTHILNAVEDSLRRLQTDHIDLYFTHWDDNTTPVEETLGAYQKLIEQGKVRYIGASNLSPERLQESIDASKNDDLPKYQVFQPEYSLMQRNKFEGKIQEICQENDLGVTSYFSLASGFLSGKYQSIEDIKGSDREQFLGDYFDDRGKKVLNALKDISDHHNISQAGIALRWIMQRPGITAPIASATKAEHLKSFEEAVNMELTKEEMANLNAASNH
- the rplI gene encoding 50S ribosomal protein L9, with protein sequence MDVILKKDVDNLGFKDDVVAVKNGYGRNYLIPHGYAELATPSARKVLSETLKQRAYKEQKHIDEAKKQAEKLNNIEIKMTAKAGAGDKLFGSITNGDLADALAKVGVEIEKKFINIAGGNIKRLGQYDATLRFHREVVSNLSFDVVGEA
- a CDS encoding 2Fe-2S iron-sulfur cluster-binding protein, giving the protein MEIKQHPDTEDLVLNINGRDVSMKVSAWTTLVDALREHLQLTGTKKGCDHGQCGACTVLVDGKHINSCLTLAAMQTGKEIVTVEGLANGDELHPVQEAFIKHDAFQCGYCTPGQICSTIGLLNMNKGSDPAELRDLMSGNICRCGAYANIYKVVEELKDRNTEASSKNSN
- a CDS encoding xanthine dehydrogenase family protein molybdopterin-binding subunit codes for the protein MITDTKYIGKPTRRVDGIKKVTGNATYSAEFNPEHLVHGYIINSTISRGKIVAINDKEALKVPGVRQVFTHENIPEEVKINSDYTDPLAPPGNPFRPFYNEDILYNGQPVALIVADTFETAAYAAGLVKIDYEKEEGCEVDLKTNLQNATREDVPEPPEPRGDAAEAYDSSKHKVDVEYYLPRHYQNPMETFATVAIWNEEEQGFTIYDKIQGVGSSQQYISGIFNLEKEKVRVLSPFVGGGFGSGLRPQYQLFCAAMASKVLNLPVKVVMTRTQMFSFGHRPACLQRLKLSSDESGKLKSINHEAFGETSRFEMFNETVVDWSGMMYQCDNVKLDYQLVPLDVYTPMDMRAPGGATGMYALECAIDELAIEAGVDPLEFRLINYADIDQNEDKPYSSKELRAAFLKASESFGWDKRNAKPGSMQDGNNLVGYGMATGVWEALQQESSAKAILTSEGKLTVSSGTADIGTGTYTIMSQIAAEIVGIPLEDVEFQLGDSSLPKAPIEGGSWTASSVGSAVKLVCHALQKKIFGYAQQSFPEELKGAMFEEAEFSNRHLSVKSTRLSYSEILAASGQNSVETSVNSQPADDRSKYSCYSHSCVMVEVHVDKDTKMITVPRVVSAIAGGKILNPKTAESQILGGITWGISMALEEEGMMDSRNGRIMNANLAEYHVAVQADIQDLEVIFVPEHDEIVNPLGAKGLGEIGIVGVASAICNAIYNATGKRVRELPITLDKLV
- a CDS encoding TerC family protein — encoded protein: MIIKASNFAGYIEPVAAASEDFMVDPWVWIAFSAFIILLLIVDLKLVMRKPHKINTKEAAWYSAGWISLGLLFTAVIYWWQGSLAAGEYLAGYLIEKSLSMDNVFLWAVLFSYFKVPKEFQHKVLFWGIFGALVLRVIFIFGGIALIENVHWIIYVFGAFLLYTAYKIFKSDISEANPDNNRIFKWVRKVIPQTEGYREDNFFVRENGKKIATPLLTVLIIIELTDIIFAVDSIPAILAVSRNEFIIISSNAFAILGLRALYFLLADMKDRFIYLNEGLGIILAFVGIKFLVSDLYEIPIWISLCFIALILIGSILLSLRQTSKTELEKT
- a CDS encoding xanthine dehydrogenase family protein subunit M produces the protein MNNISYKRAQSVENAIEQIGSEKESSRFIGGGTNLLDLMKYRVENPEHLIDINHLDLSKIENSDSGGLILGATKTNADTAYHEQVEKRYPLLSEAMLSAASAQLRNMATNGGNLLQRTRCFYFYDTSTPCNKREPGSGCSALEGFNRLHAILGESEHCIATHPSDMAVALAALDATVHISGAEGDRTIAATDFHKLPGDTPHIETNLEPGEIITGIELPEKGFAKNYHYLKVRDRPSYAFALVSIAAAIELENNTIKDIRVALGGVAHKPWRESSVEKEFIGKEANTENFEQLADKLTEGAKGYGDNDFKIPLVRKSILRALTEAMNK